A single window of Kitasatospora sp. HUAS MG31 DNA harbors:
- a CDS encoding succinate dehydrogenase iron-sulfur subunit, giving the protein MSTPTVEKHSAALDAAEAGGTDLITVTVRIRRFNPEEHPDPVWVDYQLEMDPKERVLDALNKVKWEQDGTLTYRRSCAHGICGSDAMRINGRNRLACKTLIKDVNPEKPITIEAIKGLTVLKDLVVDMDPFFQAYKDVMPFLITKGNDPTRERLQSQEDRERFDDTTKCILCAACTSSCPVFWNDGQYFGPAAIVNAHRFIFDSRDEGGEQRLEILNDREGVWRCRTTFNCSEACPRGIEVTKAIQEVKRALVTRRF; this is encoded by the coding sequence ATGAGCACTCCGACCGTCGAGAAGCACTCGGCCGCGCTGGACGCCGCCGAGGCGGGTGGCACCGACCTGATCACCGTCACCGTCCGGATCCGCCGGTTCAACCCGGAGGAGCACCCGGACCCGGTGTGGGTGGACTACCAGCTGGAGATGGACCCGAAGGAGCGCGTCCTGGACGCCCTCAACAAGGTCAAGTGGGAGCAGGACGGCACCCTGACGTACCGCCGCTCGTGCGCCCACGGCATCTGCGGCTCGGACGCCATGCGGATCAACGGCCGCAACCGGCTGGCGTGCAAGACCCTGATCAAGGACGTCAACCCGGAGAAGCCGATCACGATCGAGGCCATCAAGGGCCTGACGGTCCTCAAGGACCTGGTCGTGGACATGGACCCGTTCTTCCAGGCGTACAAGGACGTCATGCCGTTCCTCATCACCAAGGGGAACGACCCGACCCGCGAGCGCCTGCAGTCGCAGGAGGACCGCGAGCGGTTCGACGACACCACCAAGTGCATCCTGTGCGCCGCGTGCACCTCGTCCTGCCCGGTGTTCTGGAACGACGGCCAGTACTTCGGCCCGGCCGCGATCGTCAACGCGCACCGCTTCATCTTCGACTCGCGCGACGAGGGCGGCGAGCAGCGCCTGGAGATCCTCAACGACCGTGAGGGCGTGTGGCGCTGCCGCACCACCTTCAACTGCTCGGAGGCCTGCCCGCGTGGCATCGAGGTCACCAAGGCGATCCAGGAAGTGAAGCGGGCGCTGGTGACCCGCCGCTTCTGA
- a CDS encoding SCO4848 family membrane protein — MKLSRPVSWFLTAFGAWSLMIWTTFVKNLWKDSGGQAFVGGDHSQPTAFFWVHLLLAVTSLVLGLAIGGIGLRGLRALKRDGKPVDAPSAS, encoded by the coding sequence ATGAAGCTCAGCCGTCCCGTCTCCTGGTTCCTCACCGCCTTCGGTGCCTGGTCGCTGATGATCTGGACCACCTTCGTCAAGAACCTGTGGAAGGACTCCGGCGGCCAGGCCTTCGTCGGCGGCGACCACTCCCAGCCCACCGCCTTCTTCTGGGTCCACCTGCTGCTGGCCGTCACCTCCCTGGTCCTCGGCCTCGCCATCGGCGGGATCGGCCTGCGCGGACTGCGGGCCCTCAAGCGCGACGGAAAGCCGGTTGACGCCCCGTCGGCCTCCTGA